The Acidobacteriota bacterium genomic sequence CGCCGGCGCCGAGGCCGATTGCCGCCAGTTGGAGCAGCAGGAGGAAGACCGGAAAACCCTGGCGTCCCTGTTTCGGCAATCGCAGGCGGCGCAGCGGGCGCAGACGGCTTGCGACGCCGCGCTGGTCAAGGCCGAGGCCGCCCACGGCCGGGCGGCCGCCACCCTCGCCGCCGCCCGTGACGCCTTTCTCCGCGCCCAGTCCGGCGTGCTGGCCGCCGCCCTGGCGCCGGGCGAGCCGTGCCCGGTCTGCGGCTCCCGGAAGCATCCGTCGCCCGCCCCGCCGGCTGTCGGCATGCCCTCCGAGACCGGACTGCGCGACCTGGAACGGCAGGCGGACGAGCTGGCCCGCGCCCTGGACGGCACCCGGCGCGACGCCGCCACCACCGCCCGGGATACGGCGACGGCGGCGGCCCGCCTGAAGGACCTCGAGCAGCGGCTGGCTTCCGCCGGCGTCGTGTCCCTGGCCGAGTTCCAGACGCGTCGCCGCCGGGTCCGGACGGAACGCGACCGGCTCCGGGCGGCGAAAGACCGCCTCCCGGAGCTGCGCCGGCGGTTGGACGATCTCCGCCGGGAGGAGGCGGAGTTGCACGCACGCCAAACGGACCTGTCCCGCCGCCAGGCGGCGGCCGCCGCCGCCCGCGACGCGGCCCGCCGCCAAGTGGCGGAACTCGAGCAACAGGTTCCGGCCGAATACCGGGAATCGGCTGCTTTGGAAAAGGCCGACCGGCAGGCGCGGGCAGCGTTGAAGGAGTTGAAGGACACCCTGCGGCTGGCCCGAGAGCGGGCCACCATGGCGGAGTCCGCGGCGGCAAGCGCTGCGGCGCGGCGAACCGCGGCCGGAGAACAAGCGCAGGCGGCGGAGGCCCGACTGGCGAATAGTCGCAGCGCGTTCGAACGTGACTTGGCCGGAGCGGGATTTGCCGACGTCCGGGCCTTCGAATCGGCCCGCCGCGATCCGCAGGCGATCCAGGCCCTGGATCGTTGCATCCGGGAGGGGGAGGCCGCCTGGGGCGCCGCCAGGGAGCGGCTCGTCCGCGCCTGCCGCGCTGTGAAGGGCTTGGCCGTCCCCGACCTGCCGGCCCTGCAGGCGAATGTGCAGGCGGCGGAGAGCCTGCACCGACAGGGTGTCCAGGTCGAGGCGGAACTTCGGGCCCGCCTGGCCCAGGCCGAGGCCCACTGCGCCGCCCTGGCGGCGCTAGCCGGCGAAGCCGACCGGCTCGAGGAGCGGCACCGGGTCATGGGCCGACTGGGCGAGGCGGCCGCCGGCCGGAACAACTTCCGGGTCACCTTCCAGCGTTTCGTGCAGGGGGCGCTCTTCGACGAGGTGCTGGACGCCGCCTCCCGCCGGCTGGCCATCATGAGCAAGAACCGCTACCTGCTGCGCCGCGCCGGGGTCGGCCCCGATCGACGGAGCATGGGCGGGCTGGATCTGGAAGTGGACGACGGCTACACCGGCAAGGCGCGACCCGCGGCGACGCTGTCGGGGGGTGAGAGCTTTTTGGCGGCGCTGGCGCTGGCGCTGGGGCTGGCCGACGTGGTCCAGGGCTACGCCGGCGGCGTCCGCCTGGAGACGCTCTTCATTGACGAGGGCTTCGGCAGCCTCGACGAGGAGTCGCTGGACCTAGCCCTCCGGGCCCTGGCGGAGCTGCAGGCCGGCGGGCGGCTCGTGGCGGTGATCTCCCACGTGGCCGAGCTGCGCGAACGCATCGACACGCGGCTCGAGGTGATACCCCCGCGCACCGGCAGCACCGCCCGGCTGATTGCGGGTTGACGCACTTTTTCCGGACGGCCGGCGGAATCGCCCCATACAACCGGGAGACGGCGCCCGATGGGAACGGAAAACATGATGTTCGTCACAGGTTCAAAATTTATCGCTTGCATTTTTTTTCGTGCTGCCCCTATCATGGCAGTGTCGATTCACAAGCAGGTGGCAGCCGCGAACGCCCTCGTCAGGGGCGGCGATCTTTCCGGCGTTCGCGGCAGAACGACATACAGGGCTGGCATGGGGAATTCGACAACTACTCACAATTTTGTTTTTGATCCATTTTGACCTCTATAGTTCCAGGAACTCATGGGAGGACAAGTATGACGTTTTCTTCGCCCGATCATTCAATCACAGGCTCTGAAAAAAAGGCATCTCCTCAATCGGCGACAATCACCATTCGCTTCACAACGCCGGCATTCTTGGGAGGTGCGGATGGCTCGTCGGAAATCCGAACGCCGCCGATCAAAGCACTATTGAGACGTTGCTGGCGGCTAGCGGCCGCGAGCAGCTATCAATACGATTTTCAAATGCTTCGGGAGGCGGAAGGAAATCTCTTCGGCCATGCATGGCTGAAAAATAATGGAAAGGCCTGGGCCATGAAAAGCCCAATTACCATAGGAGTATACCAGAAAAACACTAAATACCTGACAACTTGGGGAAGAGATCCTAAAACAAAGCATGTCGAGGTCGAAAGAGTAGCAGACAGGATGATCGGTTCGCACCTTTATTTGGGATATGGTCCCCTAATACCCAAAGGGAAAACTGATCTGAAAACACCCCCTGCTCTTGACGCCGGGACAGAACTGGAAATCAGGTTCTCTGGGTGTGGGATCGGGCAGTTGGCATCTCAACTACAGCAGATTCTTACCGTCATGCACTGGGTGGAATCCTTGGGGGGGCGGAGTCGAAATGGCTGGGGATCATTCATAATCTCAAGTGTTAAGGGTTGTGAGTTCAAGCCTTCAAAACCGTCTGACGACCTCAGCAGCATGTCTCAGCCGTTGGGCCAATGTCTTGCACGATGTTGGCCTGCTGCTATAGGTAAAGATAATAAAGGATTATTGTCTTGGACCACTAAAAACACTTTCTCAAGTTGGGATTTGGTCATGCAGGAACTTGCCCGTCTGAAAATAGGTCTCAGAACACAGTTCAACTTTCAGGGACAAAATTTGCAAAGGCGCCATGTGATCGCATATCCCGTGACTAATCACTATATCGGGCAGAATAGATACGATGACAAGTGGAAAGATCAAAGATTAACTAATCAACTTCGACTGAAAACTGTCCAAGAGGCGAATGGATTCAAAGGCTGCATTGTCCACGTGCCTGCTGGAATTCCAGACCACATAATCCGCTTACTTTCCCGCGAAGACCAAAACAAAGTGAAGCAGTACGAGATCGAAGTCTGGCCTCTAATTCATCAATATTTGGATCGCGAAGCG encodes the following:
- a CDS encoding SMC family ATPase; this translates as RRRRARAAAGGRNMRPLKLTLQAFGSYRDRQELDFESIGPRGFLLIHGPTGAGKTTLLDAICYALYGGMSGDDRTPRQMRSDHAPADLATCVRFEFALGPNHYRVERRPEQERPRRRGEGTRTEPASATLWEVGPGGALHVRASQQRAVTEAVEELLGFRADQFRQVVMLPQDRFRRFLLAGSAEREEILEVLFQTEGYRLIQEALVQSARRLKEQWEQVLQRRQERLAAAGADSPEALDARCGEVRAQHRQVAAEVARQETAAAGARSLLAGGQSAAEKFKERDAAEADVRRLEAQQPTMDTRTEELRLARLVVPLEGAARATVDAEGAARAARDEARRMETAQRTADKELRAARAALAAAEAREGEREAADRRIIQLGEWRGQVRALDAARRTAAEHQGEYSLRSDELAAVGKRLDAVRAERPVAEAAHLEAERAAAALAGAEADCRQLEQQEEDRKTLASLFRQSQAAQRAQTACDAALVKAEAAHGRAAATLAAARDAFLRAQSGVLAAALAPGEPCPVCGSRKHPSPAPPAVGMPSETGLRDLERQADELARALDGTRRDAATTARDTATAAARLKDLEQRLASAGVVSLAEFQTRRRRVRTERDRLRAAKDRLPELRRRLDDLRREEAELHARQTDLSRRQAAAAAARDAARRQVAELEQQVPAEYRESAALEKADRQARAALKELKDTLRLARERATMAESAAASAAARRTAAGEQAQAAEARLANSRSAFERDLAGAGFADVRAFESARRDPQAIQALDRCIREGEAAWGAARERLVRACRAVKGLAVPDLPALQANVQAAESLHRQGVQVEAELRARLAQAEAHCAALAALAGEADRLEERHRVMGRLGEAAAGRNNFRVTFQRFVQGALFDEVLDAASRRLAIMSKNRYLLRRAGVGPDRRSMGGLDLEVDDGYTGKARPAATLSGGESFLAALALALGLADVVQGYAGGVRLETLFIDEGFGSLDEESLDLALRALAELQAGGRLVAVISHVAELRERIDTRLEVIPPRTGSTARLIAG